One window of Camelina sativa cultivar DH55 chromosome 4, Cs, whole genome shotgun sequence genomic DNA carries:
- the LOC104784167 gene encoding putative F-box protein At1g47730, with the protein MSYASTDDTYVLTLRAGESWRQIIDIPKCFLSCKGICINGIFFIVGIDGKGKQILSFDVRTENFKIIQTHSCMLCDDDEVEPNPSLVSYKGKLAWVISESTSSCRLWILEDTEKAEWSCQDFHIPFSLEDPVVKDNYFLSDVTEDGEFIYVSISWQDKEIYVSYYDPKRKTHTRRIKIKDLDEDDDFWLRNGSCRDDWKFLGTLTNHIGNLMPLNTFPTCPPSGARLNKYMCTKVNAG; encoded by the coding sequence ATGTCATATGCCAGCACTGATGATACTTATGTTCTTACATTGAGAGCTGGAGAATCATGGAGACAGATCATAGATATTCCCAAGTGTTTTTTATCATGTAaagggatatgcatcaatgggaTTTTCTTTATTGTTGGCATAGatggaaaaggaaaacaaatattgAGTTTTGATGTGAGGACTGAAAATTTCAAGATAATCCAAACGCACAGTTGTATGCTGTGCGACGATGATGAAGTGGAGCCTAACCCTTCACTAGTGAGCTACAAGGGAAAACTAGCTTGGGTTATCTCAGAATCAACGTCGTCTTGCAGATTATGGATTCTTGAAGATACTGAAAAAGCAGAATGGTCGTGCCAAGACTTTCATATACCATTTTCTCTAGAAGATCCTGTTGTGAAAgataattactttttaagtgatgTGACAGAAGATGGTGAGTTTATTTATGTGTCGATATCATGGCAAGATAAAGAGATTTATGTGTCTTACTATGATCCAAAGAGAAAAACTCACACGAGGAGGATCAAAATTAAAgatcttgatgaagatgatgatttttgGCTCCGTAATGGATCATGTCGTGACGATTGGAAATTTCTTGGAACTCTAACGAATCACATTGGGAATCTCATGCCTCTAAACACATTTCCTACTTGTCCACCTTCTGGCGCACGGCTTAA